A window from Proteiniborus sp. DW1 encodes these proteins:
- a CDS encoding stage V sporulation protein D, translating to MSLPTLSTKRRLIVTLLLVSFLVFALIVRLGIIQVVQGEELKKQALEQWTRGIPVKAERGLILDRNGKKLAISISRDTVWCRPIDIKKPEEDAKKIAEILQLDEDEVYKKITSKQSLIKIKQWVEKEESEALRKANIKGIEIAEDKKRYYPFGSFAAHIIGHNNIDQVGQYGIEAAYNKYLTGTAGKWVKTTDAAGRQLPYDNEKLYEAKNGLNVVLTMDETIQHFAEKAALEVLVKHKAKNVAILVMEPKTGDILAMANKPDYDPNNPTQPTSEEEAKAWEGLVQEELTKKWFDKWRNFSINDVYEPGSTFKIITAAVGLEENVVTPNSQFYCSGYVRQVKSGKPIKCWRYYNPHGSQNFVEGIQNSCNVVVVDVGLRLGAEKMYEYLRAFGFGELTGVPFTGESPGIIPSGPSAIKDVNLATISFGQGIAVTPIQLVTAISAVANGGNLMVPRLVKELVDEEGNVVHEYKPEVKRKVISEETSKTMLKILESVVSEGTGKNAYVPGYRVGGKTGTAQKVIDGRYADGKYIASFVAVAPSNAPQIVVAVIVDEPSAGGYYGGQIAAPVAGQVVKDILNYLDVEPQFTEDEKEDNEKENVTVPDVRNKNIKEASRLILSLGLKYTTDAYFIEEGSVILDQFPLPGSVVKRGSSIDLYIESKRQDIEKIVVPDLTGATREQVIEVLNQLNLRFEFSGSGVVVGQMPKAGTEVDLNSLVNVRFDNVN from the coding sequence GTGTCGTTACCCACTTTATCAACAAAAAGAAGGCTTATTGTTACTTTGCTATTAGTATCATTTTTAGTCTTCGCTTTGATCGTAAGATTGGGAATCATACAAGTTGTTCAAGGTGAAGAACTAAAAAAACAAGCATTGGAACAATGGACTAGGGGAATTCCAGTAAAGGCTGAAAGAGGACTTATACTTGATAGAAATGGAAAAAAACTTGCAATAAGCATTAGTAGAGATACTGTGTGGTGTAGGCCTATTGATATTAAGAAACCTGAAGAGGATGCAAAAAAAATAGCTGAAATATTACAGCTTGATGAAGATGAAGTATATAAAAAAATAACTAGTAAACAGAGTTTAATTAAGATAAAGCAGTGGGTAGAGAAGGAAGAAAGTGAAGCATTAAGAAAGGCTAATATAAAAGGTATAGAGATAGCTGAAGACAAAAAGAGATATTATCCATTTGGAAGCTTTGCAGCACATATAATAGGTCATAATAATATCGACCAAGTTGGGCAATATGGCATTGAAGCTGCATACAATAAATATCTGACAGGAACAGCAGGAAAATGGGTAAAAACCACTGATGCTGCAGGAAGACAGCTTCCATATGATAATGAAAAGCTTTATGAGGCTAAAAATGGCTTAAATGTTGTTTTGACAATGGATGAAACTATACAACATTTTGCAGAAAAAGCTGCACTAGAAGTATTAGTGAAACATAAAGCGAAAAATGTAGCCATCTTAGTAATGGAACCTAAAACAGGGGATATACTGGCTATGGCCAACAAGCCAGATTACGACCCAAACAATCCTACGCAGCCAACTAGTGAGGAGGAGGCCAAAGCTTGGGAAGGTTTGGTTCAAGAGGAATTAACTAAAAAATGGTTTGATAAATGGAGAAACTTTTCCATTAATGACGTATATGAGCCAGGGTCAACCTTTAAAATAATAACTGCAGCAGTAGGTCTTGAGGAAAATGTTGTAACTCCTAATAGCCAATTTTATTGTAGTGGTTACGTTAGACAAGTAAAAAGTGGTAAGCCTATAAAGTGTTGGAGATATTACAATCCTCATGGTAGCCAGAATTTTGTTGAAGGGATTCAAAATTCATGTAACGTAGTAGTTGTTGATGTAGGGCTAAGACTTGGTGCAGAAAAAATGTATGAATATCTGAGAGCCTTTGGATTTGGTGAATTAACAGGAGTACCTTTTACAGGAGAATCACCAGGGATAATACCAAGTGGGCCTAGTGCAATAAAGGATGTAAATCTAGCAACTATTTCTTTTGGTCAAGGAATTGCTGTTACACCAATTCAGCTTGTTACGGCTATATCTGCAGTAGCAAATGGAGGGAATCTAATGGTTCCCAGATTAGTGAAGGAATTAGTGGATGAAGAGGGAAATGTTGTACATGAATATAAACCTGAGGTCAAGAGAAAGGTTATCTCCGAGGAGACTTCGAAGACAATGCTAAAAATATTAGAGAGTGTAGTTTCTGAAGGGACGGGGAAGAATGCATATGTTCCAGGATATAGAGTAGGAGGTAAAACAGGTACTGCACAAAAAGTTATAGATGGACGCTATGCCGATGGTAAATATATTGCATCATTTGTAGCAGTTGCTCCTTCTAATGCCCCCCAAATTGTAGTAGCCGTAATTGTAGATGAGCCAAGTGCAGGGGGATATTATGGCGGGCAGATAGCTGCACCAGTTGCTGGTCAAGTAGTCAAGGATATACTAAATTATCTTGACGTTGAACCTCAATTCACAGAGGACGAAAAAGAAGATAATGAAAAGGAAAATGTAACAGTTCCAGATGTGAGAAATAAAAACATAAAAGAAGCTAGTAGATTAATTTTATCATTAGGATTAAAATACACTACAGATGCATATTTCATAGAGGAAGGTTCAGTTATTTTAGACCAATTCCCTTTACCTGGCTCTGTTGTTAAGAGAGGATCTAGTATTGATTTGTATATAGAATCAAAAAGACAAGATATAGAAAAAATAGTAGTTCCGGATTTGACTGGAGCCACTAGAGAGCAGGTAATTGAAGTTTTAAATCAATTAAATCTTAGATTTGAATTCTCTGGGTCAGGAGTAGTAGTTGGGCAGATGCCAAAGGCTGGAACAGAAGTAGATCTAAACTCTCTAGTAAATGTAAGATTTGACAATGTTAATTAG